Genomic segment of Kibdelosporangium phytohabitans:
GTCACCGCCGAGGTGGCTGCCGGGCACGGTCTGACCGGCCTGGCCGAACGGCTCGCCGCGGTGTCGGGCACCCTGGAACACGGCAAAGGCCCGGACGGCGGTTTCCGCGTACTCGCCCGCGGACCGGCACACCAACTCACGACGGGCCCGACATGATCCGCATTCTGCTCGCCGACGACCAGGCCCTCGTGCGTGGCGCGCTGGCCTCGATGCTCCGGCTCGAAAGCGACATCGAGGTGGTCGCCCAAGTCGGTTCGGGCATCGACGTGCTGCCCGCCGCGCGGCGGACCAGCCCCGACATCGCACTGCTGGACGTGCGGATGCCCACCCCTGACGGCCTCGCTGTCGCAGCCGACCTGCGCGATGCGCTGCCGGACTGCCGTGTGATCATCTGCACGACCTTCGGCCGCCCCGGGTATCTCTCCCGTGCGATGGCGGCGGGTGCGGCCGGGTACGTGGTCAAGGACTCCTCGCCCGAACAACTGGTCAACGCGATCCGCCGGGTGCACGCCGGTCTCCGTTTCGTCGACCCGGCGCTCGCCGCGGAATCCCTGGCCACCGGCGCCAGCCCGCTCACCGACCGGGAAGCTGACGTGCTGCGCGCCACGGTCGACGGCGGCACGGTCTCGGACATCGCCAAGGTCGTCGGCCTGTCCGAAGGCACGGTACGCAACCACTTGTCGTCGGCGATCGGCAAAACCCACGCCCGCACCCGCGCGGAAGCCGCCAAGGTCGCCGAGGGCAACGGCTGGCTGTAAGGCGGGTCGCGGTCAAGGCAGCCGTGTGGATCTTGTCGGTTTCGGCTGTACCGGCACGCCGGTGTGCTGGCCGAAGCTGGATCCATGGAAGGCAGGAACTTCACCCCGGGCCAGTTGCTCGACCTGGACCGCGAGCACGTGTGGCACCCGTACGGCCCCATGCCCGCTGTCGAGCGGCCGTTGCTGGTCGAGTCGGCCTCGGGCGTACGGCTGCGGCTGGCGCAACCGGTGCACGGAGCCGACGAGCTGATCGACGGCATGTCGTCGTGGTGGGCGGCGGTCCACGGCTACGCCAACCCGGTGATCGACGCGGCCATCCGCGACCAGCTCGGCCGGATGAGCCACGTCATGTTCGGCGGGCTCACGCACGAACCGGCCATCCGGCTCGCCGACACGCTCGTCGGGATGACTCCCGGGCCACTGCGGCACGTGTTCCTCGCCGACTCCGGGTCGGTGTCGATCGAAGTGGCGGCGAAGATGTGCCTGCAGTACTGGCGTTCCCGCGGACGGCCGGAGAAGCGGCACCTGCTGACCTGGCGCGGCGGCTACCACGGCGACACGTGGTTGCCGATGTCGGTGTGCGATCCCGACGGCGGGATGCACCACCTGTGGCGTGGTTCGCTGGCTGAGCAGATCTTCGCGGACACACCACCGGCCGAGTTCGACACCGCGTACGTCGAGCACTTGGAGGAGGTGCTCGCCGTCAACGCGGGCCGTGTCGCGGCGGTCATCGTCGAACCGGTGGTGCAGAACGCGGGCGGTATGCGTTTCCACTCGCCGCGTTATCTGTCCGCGCTGCGTGAGCTGACCGCGGCGCATGACGTGCTGCTCGTCTTCGACGAGATCGCCACCGGTTTCGGCCGGACCGGTGAGCTGTTCGCGGCCGATCACGCGGGCGTGTGCCCGGACGTGATGTGTGTTGGCAAGGCGTTGACCGGCGGTTATCTCACGATGGCGGCGACGTTGTGCACGGCTGGGGTCGCCGACGGCATTTCTTCCGGCGAGGTTCCCGTGCTCGCCCACGGCCCCACTTTCATGGGCAATCCACTCGCCGCGGCCGCGGCCAACGCGTCGCTGGGGCTGCTGCTCGAGCAGGACTGGCGGGCCGAGGTCGGACGGATCGAGTCACGGCTGACCGAGGGCCTTGCTCCCGCACTGGGCTTGCCAGGCGTTCGTGCGACGCGGGTGCTGGGCGCCATCGGCGTGATCCAGTTGGACCACAACGCGGACATGGCGACCGCTACCCGTGCCGCCGTCCGCAGCGGGGTGTGGTTGCGGCCGTTCCGGGACCTGATCTACACGATGCCGCCGTACATCAGCACCGACGACGACATCGCGCGGATCACCGCGGCCATGCTGGCCGCGGCTGCCGAGGCTTGATCACTTGCGGG
This window contains:
- a CDS encoding response regulator transcription factor, which gives rise to MIRILLADDQALVRGALASMLRLESDIEVVAQVGSGIDVLPAARRTSPDIALLDVRMPTPDGLAVAADLRDALPDCRVIICTTFGRPGYLSRAMAAGAAGYVVKDSSPEQLVNAIRRVHAGLRFVDPALAAESLATGASPLTDREADVLRATVDGGTVSDIAKVVGLSEGTVRNHLSSAIGKTHARTRAEAAKVAEGNGWL
- a CDS encoding adenosylmethionine--8-amino-7-oxononanoate transaminase, with the protein product MEGRNFTPGQLLDLDREHVWHPYGPMPAVERPLLVESASGVRLRLAQPVHGADELIDGMSSWWAAVHGYANPVIDAAIRDQLGRMSHVMFGGLTHEPAIRLADTLVGMTPGPLRHVFLADSGSVSIEVAAKMCLQYWRSRGRPEKRHLLTWRGGYHGDTWLPMSVCDPDGGMHHLWRGSLAEQIFADTPPAEFDTAYVEHLEEVLAVNAGRVAAVIVEPVVQNAGGMRFHSPRYLSALRELTAAHDVLLVFDEIATGFGRTGELFAADHAGVCPDVMCVGKALTGGYLTMAATLCTAGVADGISSGEVPVLAHGPTFMGNPLAAAAANASLGLLLEQDWRAEVGRIESRLTEGLAPALGLPGVRATRVLGAIGVIQLDHNADMATATRAAVRSGVWLRPFRDLIYTMPPYISTDDDIARITAAMLAAAAEA